A region from the Halosolutus gelatinilyticus genome encodes:
- the cyaB gene encoding class IV adenylate cyclase: protein MYEVEVKVPADLEAVRARLDDRGATSRGAVVQKDTYYDAPHRSFADTDEALRIRSERPKTGDDKTRITYKGPLIDDESKTREEIETDVGDGEKLDAILRNLGFEPAATVRKERDRYALEGYAITLDSVDDVGEYVEVETEVESENELESAREGAYAILEGVGLDPDDQVRTSYLGLLLGP, encoded by the coding sequence ATGTACGAGGTCGAAGTGAAGGTACCCGCCGATCTCGAGGCCGTCCGGGCGAGACTGGACGATCGCGGGGCGACCTCTCGCGGCGCGGTCGTGCAGAAGGACACCTACTACGACGCGCCCCACCGATCGTTCGCGGACACCGACGAAGCACTGCGGATTCGGAGCGAACGACCGAAGACTGGAGACGACAAGACCCGGATCACGTACAAGGGGCCGCTGATCGACGACGAGTCGAAGACTCGCGAGGAGATCGAAACGGACGTGGGAGACGGGGAGAAGCTGGACGCCATCCTCCGGAATCTCGGCTTCGAGCCCGCGGCGACCGTCCGCAAAGAGCGCGATCGCTACGCGCTCGAGGGGTACGCGATCACGCTGGACTCCGTCGACGACGTCGGCGAATACGTCGAAGTCGAGACCGAGGTCGAATCCGAGAACGAACTCGAATCGGCGCGCGAGGGCGCCTACGCGATCCTCGAGGGGGTAGGGCTCGATCCGGACGACCAGGTTCGAACCTCGTATCTCGGCCTCCTGCTCGGGCCCTGA
- a CDS encoding TlpA family protein disulfide reductase, with product MSLETMRPTPTWDAASYEDTVDTLAAHRDELTYKVWGGDWCKDCRALLPDFGAALDAADVPDDRIEEIPLDRDKQGPGVDEYDIEYIPTIVVEDDDGTEIVRFVESEDLPPAIWLAQQLEEEL from the coding sequence ATGAGTCTCGAAACCATGCGGCCGACCCCGACGTGGGACGCCGCCTCGTACGAGGATACCGTCGACACGCTCGCGGCCCACCGCGACGAACTGACCTACAAGGTCTGGGGTGGCGACTGGTGCAAGGACTGCCGCGCGCTCCTCCCGGACTTCGGCGCCGCCCTCGACGCGGCCGACGTCCCCGACGATCGAATCGAAGAGATCCCCCTCGATCGGGACAAGCAGGGTCCGGGCGTCGACGAGTACGATATCGAGTACATCCCTACGATCGTCGTCGAGGACGATGACGGGACGGAGATCGTTCGATTCGTCGAGTCGGAGGACCTGCCGCCGGCGATCTGGCTGGCCCAACAACTCGAGGAGGAACTGTAA
- a CDS encoding methionine adenosyltransferase, with translation MSERNIRVEPIDRQAVEDQEVEIVERKGIGHPDSICDGVAENVAGALAREYLDRVGEVLHFNTDETQLVAGEAAPAFGGGEVVDPIYLLIVGRATKHYEGLTIPTERIALTAAREYLEENIPQLEYGEDIVVDVKLGEGSGDLQEVFGEDEVSVPMANDTSFGVGHAPLTETERIVLNAERRLNGDFARENPYLGPDVKLMGKREGDRIDVTVAAAMIDEHIADLDAYADAVESVREFVAGVAREHTDREVEVHVNTADDYEEGSIYLTVTGTSAEQGDDGSVGRGNRANGLITPNRSMSMEATSGKNPVNHIGKIYNLLSTEIAEEVVNEVDGIRDLRVRLLSQIGRPIDRPHVADVHVVTEEGVELEDVRGDVEAIVDAELAGVTEITRRVIDGELTTF, from the coding sequence ATGAGCGAGCGGAACATTCGGGTCGAGCCGATCGACCGCCAGGCGGTCGAAGACCAAGAAGTCGAAATCGTCGAGCGAAAGGGGATCGGACACCCCGATTCCATCTGCGACGGGGTCGCCGAAAACGTCGCCGGGGCGCTCGCCCGCGAGTACCTCGATCGCGTCGGCGAGGTGTTGCACTTCAACACCGACGAGACGCAACTCGTCGCCGGCGAAGCCGCGCCCGCGTTCGGGGGCGGCGAGGTCGTCGATCCGATCTATCTGCTGATCGTCGGCCGCGCGACCAAACACTACGAGGGGCTGACGATCCCGACCGAGCGGATCGCGCTCACGGCCGCTCGCGAGTACCTTGAGGAGAACATTCCACAACTGGAGTACGGCGAGGACATCGTCGTCGACGTCAAACTCGGCGAGGGGAGCGGTGATCTGCAGGAGGTCTTCGGCGAAGACGAGGTGAGCGTCCCCATGGCCAACGACACCAGTTTCGGCGTCGGACACGCGCCGCTGACCGAAACCGAGCGGATCGTACTGAACGCCGAACGGCGTCTGAACGGCGACTTTGCGCGCGAAAACCCCTACCTCGGCCCCGACGTGAAGCTGATGGGCAAACGCGAGGGCGATCGGATCGACGTCACGGTCGCGGCCGCGATGATCGACGAGCACATCGCCGACCTGGACGCCTACGCCGACGCCGTCGAGTCGGTCCGCGAGTTCGTCGCGGGCGTCGCCCGCGAGCACACCGACCGCGAGGTCGAGGTCCACGTCAACACGGCCGACGACTACGAGGAGGGTTCGATCTACCTCACCGTCACCGGCACCTCCGCCGAGCAGGGCGACGACGGCTCGGTCGGACGGGGCAACCGCGCGAACGGGCTCATCACTCCGAACCGCTCGATGTCGATGGAGGCCACCAGCGGGAAGAACCCGGTCAACCACATCGGGAAGATCTACAACCTCCTGTCGACCGAGATCGCCGAGGAGGTTGTGAACGAGGTCGACGGCATCCGCGACCTGCGCGTGCGCCTCCTTTCCCAGATCGGCCGCCCGATCGACCGGCCCCACGTCGCCGACGTCCACGTCGTCACCGAGGAGGGCGTCGAACTCGAGGACGTCCGCGGAGACGTCGAGGCGATCGTCGACGCGGAGCTCGCCGGCGTGACCGAGATCACCCGCCGCGTGATCGACGGCGAACTGACGACGTTCTGA
- a CDS encoding Leu/Phe/Val dehydrogenase, with product MVFASISDGGHEQVSYFADSETGLRAIMAIHDTTLGPSLGGTRILDYGSEDEALEDVLRLSRAMTYKAAAADLPLGGGKAVIVGDPDEIKSEALFEAYGRAVDCLGGRYVTSVDVNSGVADMDVVARETDHVVGTSGGLDDPSPITAHGVFRGIRACAESVYGTGSVDGLEVVVQGLGKVGRSLADDLLDRGASVAVSDVDTEAVEAFARERDVEVVPPDAVYDRPCDVFAPCAIGGVVNDETVPRLECDVVAGGANNVLADRRHARDLRDRGILYAPDYVLNAGGLITVAKEYLGGDRDEAYAEAAAIGDRLLELIDRADDRGTTVLEAAEAYAEERIAEGDRKTPAIPGR from the coding sequence ATGGTATTCGCGTCGATCAGTGACGGCGGCCACGAACAGGTATCGTACTTCGCCGATTCGGAGACCGGACTGCGAGCGATCATGGCGATCCACGACACGACGCTCGGCCCCAGTCTGGGCGGGACGCGGATTCTCGACTATGGCTCGGAGGACGAGGCGCTGGAGGACGTGCTCCGGCTCTCGCGGGCGATGACCTACAAGGCGGCCGCGGCGGATCTCCCGCTGGGCGGTGGGAAGGCGGTCATCGTGGGCGATCCGGACGAGATCAAGTCCGAGGCGCTGTTCGAGGCGTACGGCCGAGCCGTCGACTGCCTCGGCGGTCGGTACGTCACGTCCGTCGACGTCAACTCCGGCGTCGCGGACATGGACGTCGTCGCTCGGGAAACCGACCACGTCGTCGGTACCAGCGGCGGCCTGGACGATCCGTCGCCGATCACGGCCCACGGCGTGTTCCGCGGCATCCGCGCCTGCGCCGAGTCGGTCTACGGAACCGGCTCGGTTGACGGCCTCGAGGTCGTCGTTCAGGGGCTGGGCAAGGTCGGCAGGTCGCTCGCCGACGACCTGCTCGACCGCGGCGCGTCCGTCGCCGTCTCGGACGTCGATACCGAAGCGGTCGAGGCGTTCGCGCGGGAACGCGACGTCGAGGTCGTCCCGCCGGACGCGGTCTACGACCGGCCGTGCGACGTCTTCGCCCCCTGTGCGATCGGCGGCGTCGTCAACGACGAGACGGTCCCGCGACTCGAGTGCGACGTCGTCGCCGGCGGCGCGAACAACGTCCTCGCCGATCGCCGCCACGCCCGCGACCTTCGGGATCGGGGAATCCTCTACGCGCCGGATTACGTGCTCAACGCCGGCGGGCTGATCACGGTGGCGAAGGAGTACCTCGGCGGCGACAGGGACGAGGCGTACGCGGAGGCCGCCGCGATCGGCGACCGACTGCTGGAGCTGATCGACCGCGCCGACGACCGCGGGACGACGGTGCTCGAGGCGGCCGAAGCGTACGCCGAGGAGCGGATCGCGGAGGGCGATCGGAAGACGCCGGCGATTCCGGGGCGGTGA
- a CDS encoding thioredoxin domain-containing protein: MTTPTARNRLDEEESPYLRQHADNPVNWQPWDERALEAAREHDVPIFLSIGYSACHWCHVMEEESFADEAVAEVLNEHFVPIKVDREERPDVDSIYMTVCQLVTGGGGWPLSAWLTPEGKPFFVGTYFPKEGQQGRPGFLDLCERISDSWTSDDRGEIENRANQWTDAAKDRLEETPESVGAAEPPSNAVLESAADAALRSADRQHGGFGSGGPKFPQPARLRALARAYDRTGREQYLEVIEETLDAMADGGLYDHVGGGFHRYCVDRDWTVPHFEKMLYDNAEIPRAMLSGYQLTGEERYAEVTRETLEFVDRELTHDEGGFFSTLDAQSAVEQSSTSNQNASRSDDLDEDGEREEGAFYVWTPDEIRDIVDDESDAELFCARFDITESGNFEGRNQPNVVTSIEDLADRFDLDEDEVEERLELAREAVFEAREERPRPNRDEKVLAGWNGLMISTCAEAALVLGDDDDAEMAVDALEFVRDRLWSEDEGRLSRRFKDDDVAIQGYLEDYAFLARGALHCYEATGDVDHLAFALDLARAIEVEFWDADRRTLYFTPESGESLVTRPQELDDQSTPSAAGVAVETLLALDGFAAEDFEHIASSVLETHANRIEANPLQHATLCLAADRLEAGALEITVAAEELPNEWRGRFAETYHPDRLFALRPPTEDGLQAWLAQLALEDAPVIWAGREARDGEPTLYVCRGRTCSPPTHDIEDALEWLGDDAAIDDGGLDGDTDTSPDGSPF; the protein is encoded by the coding sequence ATGACCACGCCCACCGCGCGCAATCGGCTCGACGAGGAGGAGAGCCCGTACCTGCGCCAGCACGCGGACAACCCCGTCAACTGGCAGCCGTGGGACGAGCGGGCCCTGGAGGCTGCCCGCGAGCACGACGTCCCGATCTTCCTCTCGATCGGCTATTCGGCGTGTCACTGGTGTCACGTCATGGAGGAGGAGAGCTTCGCCGACGAGGCGGTCGCCGAGGTACTGAACGAACACTTCGTCCCGATCAAGGTCGATCGGGAGGAGCGCCCGGACGTCGACTCGATCTACATGACCGTCTGCCAGCTGGTCACCGGGGGCGGCGGCTGGCCGCTCTCGGCGTGGCTCACCCCCGAGGGAAAGCCCTTCTTCGTCGGGACGTACTTCCCGAAGGAGGGCCAGCAGGGGCGACCGGGCTTTCTCGACCTCTGCGAGCGGATCAGCGACTCCTGGACGAGCGACGATCGCGGGGAGATCGAGAACCGGGCGAATCAGTGGACCGACGCGGCGAAGGATCGACTCGAAGAGACCCCCGAATCCGTGGGCGCCGCGGAACCCCCGTCGAACGCGGTGCTGGAGTCGGCCGCCGACGCCGCGCTCCGGAGCGCCGATCGGCAGCACGGCGGCTTCGGCTCCGGCGGACCGAAGTTTCCCCAGCCCGCTCGCCTTCGCGCTCTCGCGCGGGCGTACGATCGAACGGGACGAGAGCAGTATCTCGAGGTGATCGAGGAGACACTCGACGCGATGGCCGACGGCGGCCTCTACGACCACGTCGGCGGCGGCTTCCACCGTTACTGCGTCGATCGGGACTGGACGGTGCCCCACTTCGAGAAGATGCTCTACGACAACGCGGAGATTCCGCGAGCGATGCTTTCGGGCTACCAGCTCACCGGCGAGGAGCGCTACGCTGAGGTCACCCGCGAGACGCTCGAATTCGTCGATCGGGAGCTGACCCACGACGAGGGCGGTTTCTTCAGCACCCTCGACGCGCAGAGCGCCGTCGAGCAAAGCTCGACGAGCAATCAGAACGCGTCGCGTTCTGATGATCTGGACGAAGATGGCGAGCGCGAGGAGGGCGCCTTCTACGTCTGGACGCCCGACGAGATTCGCGATATCGTCGACGACGAGAGCGACGCCGAGCTGTTCTGCGCGCGGTTCGATATCACCGAATCGGGCAACTTCGAGGGCCGGAACCAGCCGAACGTCGTGACGTCGATCGAGGACCTGGCCGATCGGTTCGACCTCGACGAAGACGAGGTGGAAGAGCGACTCGAACTCGCGCGAGAAGCGGTCTTCGAGGCCCGCGAGGAGCGTCCTCGACCGAACCGCGATGAGAAGGTGCTCGCGGGCTGGAACGGGTTGATGATCTCGACTTGCGCCGAAGCCGCCCTCGTGCTGGGCGACGACGACGACGCCGAGATGGCCGTCGATGCCCTCGAATTCGTCCGCGATCGGCTCTGGAGCGAGGACGAAGGGCGGCTCTCGCGCCGATTCAAGGACGACGACGTCGCAATCCAGGGGTATCTCGAAGACTACGCGTTCCTCGCGCGCGGCGCCCTGCACTGCTACGAGGCGACCGGCGATGTCGACCACCTCGCGTTCGCGCTCGACCTCGCTCGCGCGATCGAAGTCGAGTTCTGGGACGCCGATCGCCGCACGCTGTACTTCACCCCAGAGAGCGGCGAGTCGCTGGTCACCCGGCCGCAGGAACTCGATGACCAGTCGACGCCCTCTGCCGCGGGGGTCGCGGTCGAGACGCTGCTCGCGCTGGACGGCTTCGCGGCGGAGGACTTCGAACATATCGCGTCGTCCGTCCTCGAGACCCACGCGAACCGGATCGAGGCGAATCCGCTCCAGCACGCGACGCTCTGTCTCGCCGCGGACCGACTCGAGGCGGGCGCCCTCGAGATTACCGTCGCCGCCGAGGAGCTGCCTAACGAGTGGCGCGGCCGCTTCGCGGAGACGTACCACCCTGACCGGCTGTTCGCGCTCCGGCCGCCGACCGAGGACGGACTCCAGGCGTGGCTCGCCCAGCTCGCCCTCGAGGACGCGCCGGTGATCTGGGCCGGCCGCGAGGCCCGCGACGGCGAGCCGACGCTGTACGTCTGCCGGGGCCGGACGTGTTCGCCGCCGACGCACGATATCGAGGACGCGCTCGAGTGGCTGGGCGACGACGCGGCGATCGACGACGGCGGTCTCGACGGCGATACCGACACGTCACCGGACGGAAGCCCGTTCTGA
- a CDS encoding tRNA sulfurtransferase yields MHPPGADTVLVRHGDVNTKSNTVKRYMEGILVENLEALLADRSIPGDVENRWNRPLIHTTEAAVEDATNAAADAFGVVSASPALTIGTEKEAILDALVETARARYDGGAFAVDARRADKSLPYGSEELAREGGTAVWEAVEGEFDPEVDLDDPDITFGVEVREDVAFVYLEKRPGPGGLPLGAQGAVIAMISGGIDSPVAAYEMMKRGCPVVPVYVDLGPFGGIDHEARAMETVRTLSRYAPNFGMQVYKIPGGETLSVLVETMEEGRMLSMRRFFYRAAEHLADRVDAHGIVTGEAVGQKSSQTVQNLAVTSRATTLPIHRPLLTMDKQDIVAKAREIGTFIDSTIDAGCNRVAPDRAETNARLEPLLEVEPDDLFERAEEAAANAELVEP; encoded by the coding sequence ATGCACCCGCCGGGAGCCGATACCGTCCTCGTCCGCCACGGGGACGTCAACACCAAGAGTAACACCGTCAAGCGGTACATGGAGGGGATTCTCGTCGAGAATCTCGAGGCGCTCCTGGCCGATCGATCGATCCCGGGCGACGTCGAGAACCGCTGGAACCGCCCGCTGATCCACACCACCGAAGCGGCCGTCGAGGACGCGACAAACGCGGCGGCTGACGCCTTCGGCGTCGTTTCCGCGAGTCCGGCGCTGACGATCGGCACGGAGAAGGAGGCGATCCTCGACGCGCTCGTCGAGACCGCACGGGCCCGTTACGACGGCGGCGCGTTCGCCGTCGACGCCCGACGGGCGGACAAGAGCCTACCCTACGGCAGCGAGGAGCTCGCCCGCGAGGGCGGCACCGCCGTCTGGGAGGCCGTCGAGGGCGAGTTCGACCCTGAAGTCGATCTCGACGATCCCGATATCACGTTTGGCGTCGAGGTACGCGAGGACGTCGCTTTCGTCTACCTCGAGAAACGACCGGGTCCCGGCGGCCTGCCGCTGGGCGCCCAGGGGGCCGTGATCGCGATGATCAGCGGCGGGATCGACTCGCCCGTCGCCGCCTACGAGATGATGAAACGTGGCTGTCCCGTCGTTCCGGTGTACGTCGACCTGGGCCCGTTCGGCGGGATCGACCACGAGGCGCGGGCGATGGAAACCGTCCGCACCCTCTCGCGGTACGCGCCCAATTTCGGCATGCAGGTGTACAAGATCCCCGGCGGCGAGACGCTCTCAGTCCTCGTCGAGACCATGGAAGAAGGCCGGATGCTCTCGATGCGGCGCTTTTTCTACCGCGCCGCGGAGCACCTGGCCGATCGGGTCGACGCACACGGGATCGTCACCGGCGAGGCCGTCGGCCAGAAGTCGAGCCAGACGGTCCAGAACCTCGCCGTCACCAGCCGCGCCACGACGCTCCCGATCCACCGCCCGCTGCTCACCATGGACAAACAGGACATCGTCGCGAAGGCCCGCGAGATCGGCACCTTCATCGATTCGACGATCGACGCCGGCTGTAACCGGGTCGCGCCCGATCGGGCCGAGACCAACGCCCGCCTCGAACCGCTGCTCGAAGTCGAACCCGACGATCTGTTCGAACGCGCGGAAGAGGCGGCGGCAAACGCGGAACTGGTCGAGCCCTGA
- a CDS encoding dihydrodipicolinate synthase family protein has product MDIRNVLRGITSPLVTPFDGGSVDEAALVDLLDHVQAGGVDAVFPCGTTGEFPSLAPAERLAVIERTVEHADVPVVAGAAATSVSETVDAIETAAAVGADAAAIVAPYFTNANDPAGNRRFFEAVLESVSLPILLYNIPQCVGRRIEPETVAAIAEHDRALGLKDSSGDLAYFLSVMERTPDDFLCLQGYDAILVPSLRMGADGGINALSNVVPEVFREVVDDPRADRSRDLQADVIAPLFETCTTYDFAPATKTALVGRNVIPSDEVRPPLVSVDDPGAIESAIDNALAAADR; this is encoded by the coding sequence ATGGACATTCGCAACGTGTTACGGGGGATCACGTCCCCGCTGGTGACGCCGTTCGACGGCGGATCGGTCGACGAGGCGGCGCTCGTCGACCTGCTGGACCACGTGCAGGCGGGCGGCGTCGACGCCGTCTTCCCCTGCGGGACCACCGGCGAGTTTCCGAGCCTCGCCCCCGCCGAACGACTGGCGGTGATCGAGCGCACCGTCGAGCACGCGGACGTTCCGGTCGTCGCCGGTGCTGCGGCGACCAGCGTTTCGGAAACCGTCGACGCCATCGAGACGGCCGCGGCGGTCGGTGCCGACGCCGCCGCGATCGTCGCGCCGTACTTCACGAACGCGAACGATCCGGCCGGAAACCGGCGGTTCTTCGAGGCGGTCCTCGAATCGGTCTCGCTCCCGATCCTGCTGTACAACATTCCCCAGTGCGTCGGCCGACGGATCGAACCCGAGACGGTCGCCGCGATCGCCGAGCACGATCGGGCGCTCGGCCTCAAGGACTCGAGCGGCGACCTCGCGTACTTCCTCTCCGTCATGGAACGGACGCCCGACGATTTCCTCTGCCTGCAGGGGTACGACGCGATCCTGGTCCCGTCTCTCAGGATGGGTGCCGATGGCGGCATCAACGCACTATCGAACGTCGTTCCGGAGGTCTTCCGCGAGGTCGTCGACGATCCCCGCGCCGATCGGAGTCGAGACCTGCAGGCCGACGTCATCGCACCACTGTTCGAAACGTGTACGACGTACGACTTCGCCCCGGCGACGAAGACGGCGCTCGTCGGACGGAACGTGATCCCCTCCGACGAGGTCCGACCGCCGCTGGTGTCGGTCGACGACCCCGGGGCGATCGAGTCGGCGATCGACAACGCGCTCGCGGCCGCCGATCGCTGA
- a CDS encoding DUF5804 family protein translates to MTRVCLIGKTDVNLQYELLSRETAREALATYDLRRPFENSIAVRTVSVGAAVSLLNDLNWYLIRFVDEALVQEPSVSDEEWLSRSLARRLRNGEVEPRETGEFCKIYGLERVGPESDAETNPDSDSDADTNANANADQDAESNPANESDRSPAAVTGRRLVEPLYVRRTDGDLPEYDLRDVEETLVVRLTENEYAP, encoded by the coding sequence GTGACCCGGGTCTGTCTCATCGGCAAGACCGATGTGAATCTGCAGTACGAACTGCTCTCCCGCGAGACGGCGCGCGAGGCGCTCGCGACGTACGACCTCCGGCGGCCGTTCGAGAATTCGATCGCGGTTCGGACGGTAAGCGTCGGCGCCGCCGTCTCGCTGTTGAACGATCTCAACTGGTACCTGATCCGCTTCGTCGACGAGGCGCTCGTGCAGGAGCCGAGCGTCAGCGACGAGGAGTGGCTCTCGCGATCGCTGGCCCGACGGCTGCGAAACGGCGAGGTTGAACCGCGAGAAACCGGGGAGTTCTGCAAGATCTATGGGCTCGAACGCGTCGGTCCCGAATCGGACGCCGAGACGAATCCGGATTCGGATTCGGACGCGGACACGAACGCGAACGCGAACGCGGACCAGGACGCAGAGTCGAATCCGGCGAACGAATCGGACCGATCCCCGGCTGCCGTCACCGGCAGACGGCTCGTCGAACCGCTGTACGTGCGTCGGACCGACGGCGATCTCCCCGAGTACGATCTCCGGGACGTCGAGGAGACGCTCGTCGTCCGACTGACGGAAAACGAGTACGCGCCCTGA
- a CDS encoding MFS transporter, whose product MSLPSASSNRIVLAVVASTFFVGFGGGVIFPILPNLGEVLGISAFTVGLILSANRFTRLVSNAPAGALVDRIGTRKPFIAGLAIEGLATFMYVVALLSAEPVLWFLPSTPAAWFVVARVLWGLGSALVFATAYTITADVSEADSRGTSMGIVRAGITFGFPAGLVLGGVVSDLWGNVEAFVLAASFAALASGVAYLIVPETHVEGERGSVKPWEIDRSLPALTIGFVNFGLYFAYIGILFSTLVLLLGDRGIALFGLDAQGSSGMLMAVTVLAGSVFTLAGGALSDSVGARVPVMLAFLLTACVGFATLAYGTTVEGLVLACVLIGAGQGGVGGPLTALLADLTPEDRMGRAMGTNNVLGDVGGGLGPMVALPFAETIGFEVLYALSAIVPLIAGVILLAGVYSHTGHLSPTVEESSL is encoded by the coding sequence GTGTCACTCCCGTCCGCCAGTTCCAACCGAATCGTCCTCGCCGTCGTCGCGAGCACCTTCTTCGTCGGTTTCGGCGGCGGCGTCATCTTCCCTATCCTGCCGAATCTCGGCGAGGTGCTCGGCATCTCGGCGTTTACGGTCGGCCTCATCCTGAGCGCGAACCGGTTTACGCGGCTGGTCAGCAACGCTCCCGCGGGGGCGCTGGTCGATCGAATCGGCACCCGCAAGCCGTTCATCGCGGGGCTGGCGATCGAGGGCCTCGCGACGTTCATGTACGTCGTCGCGCTCCTTTCGGCGGAGCCGGTGTTGTGGTTTCTCCCGTCGACACCGGCGGCGTGGTTCGTCGTCGCCCGCGTCCTGTGGGGACTCGGGAGCGCGCTCGTCTTCGCGACGGCGTACACGATCACCGCGGACGTGAGCGAGGCCGACTCCCGCGGGACGAGCATGGGAATCGTCCGCGCGGGGATCACGTTCGGCTTCCCCGCGGGGCTCGTCCTCGGGGGCGTCGTCAGCGACCTCTGGGGGAACGTCGAGGCGTTCGTCCTCGCGGCGTCGTTCGCCGCGCTCGCGAGCGGCGTCGCGTACTTGATCGTCCCGGAGACGCACGTCGAGGGCGAACGGGGGAGCGTGAAACCCTGGGAAATCGATCGGAGCCTCCCGGCGCTGACGATCGGGTTCGTCAACTTCGGGCTCTACTTCGCGTACATCGGGATCCTGTTCTCGACGCTCGTGCTCCTGCTGGGCGATCGCGGAATCGCGCTCTTCGGGCTCGACGCGCAGGGCTCGTCGGGGATGTTGATGGCCGTCACGGTGCTCGCGGGCTCGGTGTTCACGCTCGCCGGCGGCGCCCTGAGCGACTCGGTCGGCGCCCGCGTCCCCGTGATGCTCGCCTTTCTGCTCACCGCCTGCGTTGGATTCGCGACACTGGCCTACGGCACGACCGTCGAGGGGCTCGTCCTCGCGTGCGTCCTGATCGGCGCCGGACAGGGCGGCGTCGGCGGCCCGCTGACGGCGCTGCTCGCCGACCTCACGCCCGAGGATCGCATGGGACGAGCGATGGGAACGAACAACGTCCTCGGCGACGTCGGCGGCGGCCTCGGTCCGATGGTCGCGCTTCCGTTCGCCGAGACGATCGGCTTCGAGGTGCTGTACGCGCTCAGCGCGATCGTCCCGCTCATCGCCGGTGTGATTCTGCTGGCGGGCGTCTACAGCCACACCGGCCACCTGAGCCCGACCGTCGAGGAATCGTCCCTTTGA
- a CDS encoding PLP-dependent cysteine synthase family protein: MRGSILDTIGSPLVQVDSPEGVTVAAKIESFNPGGSAKDRPALEMVRTAEREGAIEPGDWLVEPTSGNTGIGLALVCAARGYDLTIVMPADKSAERRRIMAAYGAELELVDGNMEDARARADELEAQGAVQLGQFENPANPAAHYKTTGEEILAQVGDREIDAFVAGVGTGGTISGTGTRLREEFPEMDVIAVEPARNAVLSTGEPGDDDFQGMGPGFVSENLDRDLIDRIETVTLEDAEAECRRLARDEGILVGQSSGATSLVSQRIAREIADPALDCPEVPDAFDEPVAAPEPDGGERVDDCPLVVTVFWDSGERYLSTGLFD; this comes from the coding sequence ATGAGAGGCAGCATCCTGGACACGATCGGCTCTCCGCTCGTCCAGGTCGACTCGCCGGAGGGGGTGACCGTCGCCGCCAAGATCGAATCCTTCAACCCCGGCGGCTCGGCCAAGGATCGGCCGGCCCTCGAGATGGTCCGGACGGCCGAACGCGAGGGGGCGATCGAACCCGGCGACTGGCTCGTCGAACCGACCAGCGGGAACACCGGCATCGGCCTCGCGCTCGTCTGCGCCGCGCGCGGGTACGACCTGACGATCGTCATGCCGGCCGACAAGTCCGCGGAGCGCCGCCGGATCATGGCCGCCTACGGAGCGGAACTCGAGCTCGTCGACGGGAACATGGAAGACGCCCGCGCTCGCGCCGACGAACTCGAAGCCCAGGGCGCGGTCCAGCTCGGCCAGTTCGAGAACCCCGCGAACCCCGCAGCCCACTACAAGACGACCGGCGAGGAGATCCTGGCGCAGGTCGGCGATCGGGAGATCGACGCCTTCGTCGCTGGCGTCGGCACGGGCGGCACGATCTCCGGCACTGGAACGCGGCTCCGCGAGGAGTTCCCGGAGATGGACGTCATCGCGGTCGAGCCGGCGCGCAACGCCGTCCTCTCGACCGGCGAGCCCGGCGACGACGACTTCCAGGGGATGGGGCCCGGTTTCGTCAGCGAGAATCTCGACCGGGACCTGATCGATCGGATCGAGACGGTGACGCTCGAGGACGCGGAAGCGGAGTGTCGCCGGCTCGCCCGCGATGAGGGGATCCTCGTCGGCCAGTCCAGCGGCGCGACGAGCCTCGTCTCCCAGCGGATCGCCCGCGAGATCGCGGACCCGGCACTCGACTGTCCGGAGGTGCCGGACGCGTTCGACGAACCGGTCGCGGCGCCCGAACCCGACGGTGGCGAACGGGTCGACGACTGCCCGCTCGTGGTGACCGTCTTCTGGGACAGCGGCGAGCGGTATCTCTCGACCGGTCTGTTCGACTGA